From the genome of Sinanaerobacter sp. ZZT-01:
AGCATTATCATATTTCTGCGGAACAGGGCTATGCGCCGTCACAAGTAGACTTGGGTATATTCTATGAAAATGGATGGGGCGTAGAAAAAAATCTGGAAACAGCCTTTCATTTTCACAGGATGGCGGCGGAACAGGGATTTGCAATCGGGCAGTGTAATGTTGGATGCTGCTATGAGTCTGGCACTGGCATAGAGATAAATTATGCTGAAGCACTGCGGTGGTATCATCTTGCCGCAGAACAAGGACATGCTCGAGCACAGTATCGTCTTGGTATCTGCTATGAGGATGCCATTGGCGTGGAGCAGGATTTTCAACAGGCATTTGAATGGTATCATCTTGCAGCTGAACAAAGTGATGCCTATTCTCAGCGCAACATAGGACGTTTTTATGAAGAAGGGATCGGTGTCAATCAGGACTACGAAGAGGCGGCTAAATGGTTTTTCTTGGCAGCGGAACAGGGCGATGATGAATCTCAGTGCACACTGGGTAATTTTTTCAAATATGGGCGAGGTGTACGACAGGATTATTTGGAGGCGATACATTGGTATCAGCAGGCCGTAGATCAGGGTTGTGCACGAGCGCAGAACTGTCTTGGCATTATGTATGAAAAGGGCTTGGGTACGGATCGAAATTATCAGGAAGCCGCCCAAATGTATCGCCTTGCCGCTGAGAACGAAAACATGAATGCAATGTATAATCTAGCGCTGCTATATGATTATGGGCGAGGCATGCCTCAGGATCAGGTTGAGGCGGTTCGCCTATATCGGATTGCAGCCGAACAGGGGCAGCCAAATGCGCTGGCTAATCTTGGATATGCTTACGATCATGCAGAGGGCGGATTGGAAAGAGATGCACAAGAGGCTTTTCGGCTTTATCAGTTGGCAGCAGAAAAGGGAAACGCTGTTGCACAGTGCAATTTGGGAAAGATGTACAGAGACGGGGTAGTCGTGGCGCAGGATAAACAAGAGGCAGTTCGCTTGTATCGGCTATCACTTGAACAGGGTAATCTAACGGCACTTAACAACTTAGGCAACTGTTATGAAAAAGGCGATGGGGTTGAACAAGATTTTGCACAGGCCAGGGAGCTTTATCAGCAGGCATTTGAGCGAGGATATGCATTTGCGGCATCCAACATTGGAGCCCTTTATGAAAAAGGGATTGGGGTTGAGAAAGATCTTGACGAGGCAATCCACTGGTACCGTTTGGGGGCGCAGAAGGGCAACGAAAGTTGCAAAAAGGAATTAGCACGCTTATCCGCCCTCGAGGGTTCTGTATGAAGAAAGTGTAAAATGTCCCTCGCTTGTCTGCGGAGAAGAACGGTATTTATTATATTATAAGTTTGTTACGGTCAAAGTCATGTGAATAGAAATAAAAATGACTTTGTAGTGGCATGGAAAACTTTGAAAATTAAACAAATTCGCCAGCAAGAAAAAAGACATCCGCTCGGGTGTCTTTTGTATTTTATAATTCAAAATTTTTTTATCATCACTGGGAAATCCGGTATTGTTGGCTCTATCAAGAGATAGGCGTATGCGTATCAAGAGGATAGACTTGATAATATGCAAAAATTTGATAAGATAGCAAAAGGCGGTATTAAAGAATGATGAGGCATTTTATGAATATGACGACTATCTTCAAGGGCTTAGAGAAAATAAAATTGGTGCCGCAACCTTTGATAAAAAGTAAATGGACATTGCATCCCTAAATACCTTTAAGATTGTAGCTTTGCGGTAGAGAAAAACAGATCGAAAAAAAATCGGAACCGTGATATAATCCAAGATATAGTAAATAATGGAAGGTGAAAAATGCACTTAGAAAAACTAAGCGATCTCATTAGCGAAAATAAAATTGCTTATTGTGTTATAGCAGATTTAGATATGGAATCAATTGAGACCATAGGATGTGTGACGGAATTGGAATACAAAGATTTGGTTGAACAGCTTTTTTATGATATGGAACAAATAAAAGTATTAAATTTCTCTTTAATTGGGCAGCAATTACCACGCTCATGGAAACAAGGAAAAGTAAAATGTCTGATTTGTAAACCAAAAGATAGTATTGTTGTTGGGCTATTCTATAATGAGTATAGAATGCTTTCTGAATCAATTGACTTTGGCTGTGAAATTGCAAAAAAAATAGATAATATGTGGAAATAAAAAGAGGTAAATCAGTCGTATTATGATAGAAAATTTTATCAACATACGGACAATGAAAAGATTAGGGAGATAGAGATGAGAATTGAGCATTTTGAAGGAAAAAATGAATGTAATCATGTAGATGACATTGAAGAGATATTAATACGGCGTACGGATAAGGGGGTCAATGAATTTATCATTCGAGGAGAACACGAATTTCCATATATGGCAGTATTAGTGAATCATGATTATGCTTATTTGCATTATTATAAAGCTGATGATTCCCCCGGCTTTCGCTCCATTGGCGGTAATATAAATTTAGAAAAAGAGAAAGATATTATATTTTATACGAATACGGATCAAGAGGAAGTTTCAATAGAAACGGTATCGGTACTTCCTTCTTCAAGTGCTGTGCAGGCAGTAAAACAGTTTTTTGAAACATGCCATATGCCAAAATGCATTGAATGGGAAGAGTTATAAATTGAAAGCGGCAGGATACATGGATGTAAAGGAATTTTTCATATGGGACAAAGAATAGAAGCGTATATAAATAACTTAAAAAAGAAATATGATACGGTTGAAATCGTTATATGTAATTCAAGAAAACAAAATTTAAAAGGAGTACCTGACCCGTTGCATGAGTTATACGAAACGGCATTAGCGGTAGAACTGCCTTTTGGACGTATTTTTACGGTAGATGCGGCTTTAGAGCAATCTAAAAATAACCCCTTTACTCCTAATTGGTTTGTTTTTGGGCAAGATAATTATTTTTCATTTTGGTTATGTTCTTACTCGCCGGATAAAGAAGGATTAAGTTTTACTTATTGGGATCATGAATCTGGAAATGATATTGATGAAGCTGTTTGGCCGGATTTAGAGTCTTTTTTGCAGGAGTTAGAAGAAGAGTACATAGAAACAACGATCTAAGAGGTGTTTATAATGGAAAGTTTAAAGGAAATTCAGATAGAATTTTTTGAGACCTTACAGTCGATTCAAGAGGCTGCGGTCTATCAAGCATTAGGAGAATATGATGAAAGTGACAGTTTAGAAGATTTATTATATCATGCTACATATGAAGCAATTACATCGGTTTTTGAGCTGATTGATGGATATACAAATGAGAATTTGAAACTTGACTTAGTTGAAATGAGTAAAAATATTTCATTAAAGACGGGTATTCAAATGCATGATAAATGTGCGGATTATTTAAAGTGGAAGAGCGAAAAAATTGTACCTTAAAGGAGACATGGACAAATTTTCATGAATTTTTAAGAGGATATTTTAATGTTAAGGGGGGGAGATGCAGAAGGTGGTATCTTTGGACGATAATTTAATAAAAAGAATTCATTCAGCCAAGCAAAAACTGAAGACAAGACCGGATTCAATACTGTTTGGTGAGTTGAAAGAAGGGGAAGATTGCATTTCAGATTCTTTTAATTGCCCCATTTATTGCGAATTCCTTAAAATTTGTAATGGTGCACGCTGCGGAGAAATTGATTTTTGGGGTATCAATGATCTTTTACAAAATCAATTTTATACAATGGATATAAAAGGCGGTCAGGTAGTTTGGTTATGCATTGGACAGGTATTATATGAGCCTCTTATGTTAAATAAATGGGATAAAAAAGTGTATCTTTTAAGAAAAGATGAATTAGATCGTACGCCGCCTATATTCTGCTTTGAAAGCCTTGACGATTTGATGAAAAATTATGTATTTGGAGAACGGTATAGAAATATAGTTTCGGATGCTGAGCATGATGAATGGTATATTTTTTTGAAAGAAAATAAGTTTTTTAGTTAAGCACATTCACATGCAAACAAATCAATTTGACATCAGCCCAAAAAAGCGGATGAAAAACTAAGAAGAAAGGGGGAAAAATGAAATCTGATACGATAAAATCACTGAGAGATTCATTTAATTTAACGGAGGTTGAATTAAATATTCCTGAATATGCAGGATTGTCTTGTTTCTTATGCAAGGATTATATTGACTTTTTAAATCAATATAACGGAGGGGTAGGAAATATCGGTGAGAATTCCTATTTACATTTATGGAAATTCGAAGATATTGAAGAACGAAATAAAGAGTATGGATCAGCTGAATTTTTAACGGATATCATTCTTATAGGCTCCGACGGAGGAGATACAGCATATGGGATAAATGGTGAGGGAAAGTATATTGAAGTTCCTTTTATCGGTATGGATGACGATGCGGTTCATGTGATTGCTGATGAGTTTGATAGATTTATAGAATATCTAAATAAAAAACAGTAATCTTTTTAAAGGCATGTACTTCGATAATCTTTGAATTCGATTAAGGATACATAAATAACTTGAAGAATTAGGGGTTTAATTAATGGTAAATAAAGGTATGATTGATGAATTTGAGATCAACTATGGGATAAAGGTACCAAACCAGTATAAAGATTTTTTGCAAGTAAATGATGGATTCAGTTTCGATGGAGGAAGGACATTATATTCATTAAATGATTTAAAAGAAATGAATGATAATTTGCAGATTCAAAAGTATCAGCCTGATTATATTGCAATAGGTGATGATGGCGGGGGATTAGTATTTTTGATGCGGCAAGAGACAAACGCTGAAGTGGTTTTTTTAGTAGATCTGTCAGACTATGATATAGGAACAGCCTATAAAAGAATATGTAATTTTAATGACTGGTTTAATAAAGGCTGCAATATTGATACAGAAAAAGAGGAAGGTAATAGTCAATTAAGTAAAATTGGAAGCGTTTATTTGACGGAGAAACCAGTTAATGGTATAAGAGATCTGGTTCGTATAAAACAAATATTTAATCTAAACATTACGGCATCACAATTCTTGAAAATATCAAGAACACTACCCTGTGAAGTGCTAACGAATATAAAGTATGCGAAAGCAATTAAGTTAATAGAAAAGACGGGACAACCTGAAATATTTGAATTTCGAAAATAAATGGTATTTGTATTTTTAAAATTTAACAGCTTCTTTGCTATAAAATGTAGGTTGTACAAAGAACTTAGCAGTATTCAAAATAGGGGGATGAGTAATGAAGTTGTCAAACTTGATTAAAGAAGTTCAAATTCCTACGGATCATTATATTTTAATAGAGTATGATTTGTTTTTTAATGAAGATTTAGGGAAATTTAATAAGTTCTCAATAGATGATCCAAGTGATATTAAAAAATTAACGCTTCTGATAAATGGATTGAAAACACAGGACGAGGCGATGAAACTATATGTTTTGTCATATAGCTATGAAACAGTCGATTATAAAGGAAATGAAAGTATATACGCAGATTGTCTCTGGTTAGATACGACTACTGGTATCGACGCGATGGATAAAATGTTTGAAGCATATAAAAGCATACAGCCGAGCGGTATGAGTCATTTAAAAGAGATGGAGGAATATAATCAAGAGCATTTTTATTTGCTTAACAGTATGGGAGCTGTCATTGACTTAAAGCGCACCCATAGCGCAGAGCATGACTTTGAAAATGTGAAGATTTTATATTGGGATTAATACATATTTGACAATCTAACGATTACAGGAGATAAATCAGGCACGATTATAAAACGCATGAATAAATAGGAGAAGAAGATTTTTACAATCCTTAAAAGAGGTGAAGCTGCCCAAATGAATGATGAGTTAAAGAAAAAGCTTGAAAAGTTAAAAGCGATTAATAAAGCAAAAAATAAGAATGAGGAAAAGAAAAATAATATTTTATTGAAAGAATGCATGGAAGCACTACACGATGATGGATTTATACTGGATAACGAAGACGCGCGATTGGTGTATCATGACTTTAAAGGAAGCGTGGTTTTTACTCCCTGGGGTATTGATTGGGAGGAAGGAAAGAAAATAAAAAAGATAAAACATATCCAATTTGAGTCAGAGTTAACAGAGATTTGTTCAAAAGACAACTATTATATTATTTGGGGAAAGGGTTTACCAATAATAAGGTGCAGTTTAAATGCTATAATCAATCATTTAGACGACATTAAAGCGGTTGAAGTTGACACGTGGCTATTTTCGACAGATTATAGTGAGATAATAGAATTTTATCACGAAGGCAGGATTACATTGGGACGGATCGGTTTTTGACAGTCCGCATTGCCAGAGGGGAAACAATGAGAATAACAGAAATTGATTTAGAAATTGAAGATATTGAATGGTATGGAATTGATGAAGATGGCAGAATCGCTCAATTCACATCGGGAGGAAGCAAGGTGGTCCCTGAATTTATATGTGAATCAAGAGAGCGACTTCATACAGTGAGTAAGTTTTTTGAGGATATGAATCCTAATACAGAAAAAGAGGTTACATTTCATGTGAAAGCATCTAAAAATCGGAGCGAAAAATATTTACAAGAATGTAAAATAGTATCTCAAAAAGGTTTGTATTGTTTTGATATTTCTGATGAGCAAGATACAGAAGAGTATGTGCTTATATGTAATCCATCTTGTACATTAATGATTTCAGATTTACCGGTATCGATGCAAGATATTTTACTAAAGTGTAAAATATCGAATAGTAACTTTAGCAAGAATAACACCATTTTAATAGAAGGATCTTATTAATAGATAGCATTACATTTATACAGGTTACCTGATTTAGGCTATAGAAGGAAAGGAATATTCATGTTAGATGAAATCGTAAAAGTAAAAATTGTAAATGAAGAAAAAGAATTTTATGAATGTGAATTAGAGCTATATGAAGAAGAAGCAGATGATTTTGTTAAGCTGGTATTAAAACATCGAGGACAAGCTGATGTATTTCGTGCAGATAATTACTTTGAAGCACTAGAGAAGTTAAGAAGACATTTAGAAAATAGAAATGAAAAAATACTTTGTAAGGGAAGCAATGAAAATGTATATCCCTCTGCAATGCAGCTAAATGCGGGAATCGGACGCAACGCGTATTCGTTCGCATTAGGAAAACAAGCAAAGCTTGCAGATGTAGTGGATATTTTTGAGGAAAGTGATGTTGATAGCTGGGCATCCTGTGATAAACAAAAGGACTTTTTTGAAAGATGGGTCGAAAGCTTAAATAAGTAATCAAGAACAACTTGAGTACCAATTATCAAAATCATTTGAACTCATTTGTGGTTCGTAGATTTTTTGAGAGGAAATTGGTATAATCAACATAAAATAATAGAAAAATGATAGGTCAAATATCCTGGGCGGAGGAATTTGACAATTATATCAAAGAAAATATCCTGAAACGAAATTTTGAAAATGTAGTTCACTTTGAACGGGCAGGAGAATCTGCTGCTTTATCAGTTCCTATGATGGATCATTTTGCCCCGCTGCTCTATGTTTTGGGAGCAGCAAACGATACGGATCAGATTGCCGTTTTTAATGATGCATGTGTGTTAGGCAGCCTTTCAATGACAAGCTATTTAGTGGAATAAGGAATTGAAATGCAAAAGATTATCTTCCATATACTGAAAATGAAGCAATTGAAAAAATCACTTCGGACCAATTTGGCCCGAAGTTTCATTTTTTAGTATTAAAATAAATTTATGCCGCACATTTAAGGGGAATAAATCGTTAAACAATTTGAGAGGGGGTTTTAAATGTCAATTAATATACAGGAACAATATGATAAAATTTATCGCTATTGCTATTATAAAGTAAGAAATACTGGATTAGCAGAAGATCTTACCCAAGAAACCTTCCTCAGATACTTCACTCAAAGCTCATATATGGAGCGCGGTAAAATGTTGGCTTATCTTTATACAATAGCACGAAACCTTTGTATTGATTCTTTTCGTAAAATTTTGCCGGAAAGATTGAATGACGATATACCGGATATGGACTGCTTTGGGAAACTGGAGCTTAGCATTGCTTTACGTCAAGCTCTTGCGACACTGCCGGAACAGGATCAAGAGCTTCTGCTTTTCCGGTTGCCAACGAGCTTTCGGTTGGAGAGATTGCTTCCATCATGGGAATTTCCCGCTTTGCTGTTTACCGAAGGACAAATTCCGCAGTAGCAATTCTGAAAAAATTATTAAGAGAGGAGGATTTTCAATGAATAAAAAATTTAAAAAAGCATTGCAAACTGCTTTTGAAGCGCCGCCTCCTACGGATCAGGAACGTTTTTTAAAACAGCTGCGCTATCCGAAAATTACTTATCAGGAATTTCTATTAAACCAGATTCACTATATCCGTAAGCGAGTATGGATGGCTTCCGCTTTCATTGTTTTGTTTGGCTGGATCGTTGCTTTTCAGCTGCCAGCTTTACAATATTGGAATCCCGATGGAATGAAGATATGGAACATTTCCGCCGTTTTGCCTTTTCTGGCGATGATCACTGTCACAGAAATATATCGTTCAACCTCTTGCCATATGGCAGAGCTGGAGGGGAGCTGTCGGTTCAGTCTGCCGCAAATTGTCATGGCACGAGTAAGTATTCTTGGAGTAACGAATTTTTTTGTTCTCATCGTGCTCTTTATTTTTATACATCAAGTATCAGCGTATAGTCTGTTGCAAATTGTTTCTTATTCCATGGTACCGTATCTTGTCGTCTGTTCCGTTTGCCTGTGGCTGTTGAATCGAATGCGTGGTTCGGATGGTCTATACGCTTGTGCAGTCACGGCAGGCCTTGTTAGTATAACAAGTATTTTTTTTGGAGGTATGGCAGAATCTTTTTATTTGGATACTTACCTGTACGGGTGGTTAATGATTTTTATAGGCTGTTTCATACTAATTGGATTTCAGATGCATAAATTAATCAAACAAATGGAGGAAAAACAATGGAACTTACACTTGACCGAGTGAGCAAAAAGTATGGAAGCAAAATTGCTTGTAATCATATTTCAATTACACTTCAAAAAGGCGTTTATGGGCTTCTTGGAGCTAACGGGGCGGGGAAAACGACTTTACTGAGGATGATGTGCGGCGTGTTAGCGTCAGACTCTGGAACCATACGTTTTGATGGCATCGATGTCAGCCATGAAGAGTATCGGGATGCATTGGGCTATCTGCCGCAGGATTTCGGGTATTATCCTGAATTTTCTGCACTGGATTTTATGCTTTATATTGCAGCACTAAAAGGATTGCCGAAATTAAAAGCAAAGGAAAAAGCATGGGAGCTTTTAAAGAAGGTATCCCTTGAAAAAGAAGCACGGAAAAAAATAAAGACTTTTTCCGGGGGAATGAAACAAAGGCTGGGTATTGCACAATCCGTGCTGAATAATCCCCAGATATTAATTCTAGATGAACCGACTGCTGGTCTTGATCCTAAGGAGCGTGTGCGTTTTCGTAATTTAATTTCACGTCTCGGAGCAGAATATATTGTTTTGCTTTCCACGCATATCGTTTCTGATGTTGAGCATATTGCAAATACGATTCTTGTGATGAAAGATGGGCAGATCCTTCATCAGGGAACACGAGATGAAATAATACAAACTATTGACGGAAAGGTTTGGGAATGTACTCTGCCCCAATCTGGAGCAGATAGTATGTATGAAAGATACCCAGTCATTAATTTGCGCCAGGAAGGCAGTGAGAAGACATTTTTGCGTTTGGTCTCAGATGAAAAACCATGTGATTCGGCGTTAAGTGTACAAGCTACATTGGAAGATTTATACTTATATTATTTTAGTGAGGTGAGTGAAAAATGAATAGATTTTGGGATTTAATCGGTTTTGAATATAAAAAAATACTGCGTAAAAGAAGCGTACAAATCACGCTGCTGCTTGCCGTATTTTTTACTGCATTCAGCGTTGTTAGCACGATTTTGGGTAGCTGTTATGTGGATGGAAAGCCTTACGAATCTAATTATGATGCCATGATTAAGGAGAGAGCCTACGCCCGCACACTTTCAGGGCGTTTGCTGGATGGAGCATTGATTAAAGAAACGATAAACGCCTATGTACAAATTCCTGAATCAGATGTATATCAGGCTACGCAGGAATATCAGACCTTTGCACGCCCTTACAGTTCAGTTTACAATATTGTCCGCGGCGTTTTCAATACCTCTTCCAAACGGTTTAATATGGAAGACTTTCAAATGCTTAACGATACACAGGCAGATGGCTTTTACACTGTTCGGCGGGAAAAGCTGGAAGAATCCATCCTGCAAACGCAGATGAGCGATAAAGCAAAAGATCAGATACTGGCCTTAGATGAGCAGCTAACTGTTCCGTTTCTCTTTTCTTATACAGATAACTACAGACAATTATTTGCATTGGTTAATACTTTGGGGCTGACTGCGGCGTTTGTCATGGCGGTTTGCGTAGCACCTCTGTTTTCTGGAGAATACAGCGCTGGTACAGATCAACTTATTTTATCCTCCAAGCGAGGGAAAAACAGTCTCATTGCCGCAAAGCTTTTTACGGGTTTTTCTTTGGCAGCAATTATTTGTTTCGTTTTATTTGCACTTACATTTTGTATGACAATGGCTATTTTTGGTACGGAAGGCGGAAATTCTCCGCTGCAGCTATACTTAATGTTATCTCCGTATCCGTTGACTATGGGTCAAACGACGCTGTTGCTGGCCGTCAGCATTTTTTTTGCCTGCATGATGACGGCAGCTATTACGATGCTGCTGTCTGCAAAGCTTAAATCCCCCTTCGGCGTAATTGTTTTAGTAAGTGTGTTGCTAATAGCTCCTATGCTAGGAAGTGTTTCGGACAAGAATATACTTCTCTATCATTTATACCACCTTTTCCCAACACAAATGACTTCTCTTGCATCGATAATGGATGTGAATCAATATGAATTTTTTGGTTTAGTACTTCGTCCTTATGTGTTCATGCCTTTATTTGCACTTGTAGTCACTGTATTGTTGACACCCTTTGCCTATCGTTCTTTTAAAAATCATCAAATTGGCTAAAAGTAAGGATATCATCTCTCATCCATACGTTTACATATGACTTACATCATGAAAAAGCTTACAAACAATAATTTATTATGATAGAATATGATAAAAAATCAAAAATAAATAGAGGAGGAAAGCATGAAGAAAAAAACTGTGGTGTTTAGCCTGCTATTGATATTTGCTTTAATCATTCTTGGAGGTGCCT
Proteins encoded in this window:
- a CDS encoding Imm1 family immunity protein, with the translated sequence MRIEHFEGKNECNHVDDIEEILIRRTDKGVNEFIIRGEHEFPYMAVLVNHDYAYLHYYKADDSPGFRSIGGNINLEKEKDIIFYTNTDQEEVSIETVSVLPSSSAVQAVKQFFETCHMPKCIEWEEL
- a CDS encoding SMI1/KNR4 family protein — protein: MKSDTIKSLRDSFNLTEVELNIPEYAGLSCFLCKDYIDFLNQYNGGVGNIGENSYLHLWKFEDIEERNKEYGSAEFLTDIILIGSDGGDTAYGINGEGKYIEVPFIGMDDDAVHVIADEFDRFIEYLNKKQ
- a CDS encoding SMI1/KNR4 family protein codes for the protein MVNKGMIDEFEINYGIKVPNQYKDFLQVNDGFSFDGGRTLYSLNDLKEMNDNLQIQKYQPDYIAIGDDGGGLVFLMRQETNAEVVFLVDLSDYDIGTAYKRICNFNDWFNKGCNIDTEKEEGNSQLSKIGSVYLTEKPVNGIRDLVRIKQIFNLNITASQFLKISRTLPCEVLTNIKYAKAIKLIEKTGQPEIFEFRK
- a CDS encoding RNA polymerase sigma factor, which produces MSINIQEQYDKIYRYCYYKVRNTGLAEDLTQETFLRYFTQSSYMERGKMLAYLYTIARNLCIDSFRKILPERLNDDIPDMDCFGKLELSIALRQALATLPEQDQELLLFRLPTSFRLERLLPSWEFPALLFTEGQIPQ
- a CDS encoding ABC transporter ATP-binding protein; this translates as MELTLDRVSKKYGSKIACNHISITLQKGVYGLLGANGAGKTTLLRMMCGVLASDSGTIRFDGIDVSHEEYRDALGYLPQDFGYYPEFSALDFMLYIAALKGLPKLKAKEKAWELLKKVSLEKEARKKIKTFSGGMKQRLGIAQSVLNNPQILILDEPTAGLDPKERVRFRNLISRLGAEYIVLLSTHIVSDVEHIANTILVMKDGQILHQGTRDEIIQTIDGKVWECTLPQSGADSMYERYPVINLRQEGSEKTFLRLVSDEKPCDSALSVQATLEDLYLYYFSEVSEK
- a CDS encoding ABC transporter permease, giving the protein MNRFWDLIGFEYKKILRKRSVQITLLLAVFFTAFSVVSTILGSCYVDGKPYESNYDAMIKERAYARTLSGRLLDGALIKETINAYVQIPESDVYQATQEYQTFARPYSSVYNIVRGVFNTSSKRFNMEDFQMLNDTQADGFYTVRREKLEESILQTQMSDKAKDQILALDEQLTVPFLFSYTDNYRQLFALVNTLGLTAAFVMAVCVAPLFSGEYSAGTDQLILSSKRGKNSLIAAKLFTGFSLAAIICFVLFALTFCMTMAIFGTEGGNSPLQLYLMLSPYPLTMGQTTLLLAVSIFFACMMTAAITMLLSAKLKSPFGVIVLVSVLLIAPMLGSVSDKNILLYHLYHLFPTQMTSLASIMDVNQYEFFGLVLRPYVFMPLFALVVTVLLTPFAYRSFKNHQIG